A window of Melopsittacus undulatus isolate bMelUnd1 chromosome 10, bMelUnd1.mat.Z, whole genome shotgun sequence genomic DNA:
GCCAAAGATTGGTCATGGTTTGGATAGCACATCTTGCTCTACACGTTCAGAACAgcaagaagtgcaaaaaactCAACACAAACACCTCCTCCCCAAACAACACCCAAGCGGCAGCTAAATCAAGTGATTAGAGGACATAAAATGAGGCAACAAGAACTGGCTAAagcttcagctctgctctttgctgGGTTTCTCttgggggttttgctttttggttttggttgggtttattttttcctttctctgagtCACAGAGAAAGCCAAAAGAGCAACAAAAATCCTGATCCCTGATCCCAGCATTGAGCCAGATTCAGCTAGAATTTCAACCCTGCGCTTAATCTTGCTTTAAACATgccttcaaaataaaacaagctaCTTTCTTTAACCTAGTCATAAAGTTTATTAAAATTGTTCATTAATGCTTCAAATGTAGCAAGAATGCATAGATCCcaaaatatacatatgtattttcttATAGAAATAGATTAttctttataataaaaaaaaaactgtaggAACATCTTTAACAGATTACTCAATTCATGACTGACAGTTACACGAGATTGCATCATGTACACAGCATTCCCAGCCATGCTTAAAGGATTGCATCACTTTGCCCTTGCTCTCCTCTCGCTCTTTTAAATAACCCCAGCGcccagcagcctgcagagcccGTCCTGGACCTGGGCACCGGGACCCCGGGACCGGGGCCCCTCCGCTCCGCACCGCCCCGCTGACAGCCCCCGGAGATCCCCGCGCGGCGGCGGAGCCTTCCGCCCATGTGTAAATAAAGACCGaaaaaacacaagaacaaaCCAACATAAAAACCATTAAAAACCAGCCCATCGGCCCCCGGGCTCGCCCCCAGCCcggcggagcggagcggggcgaGGAGCCGGCGACTCCCCTAGCCCCGCGACCCGGCCGGGGGTCAGCAGCGGGGCGAGGAGGCGAGCAGGGGCTCGGGCAGCTGTTTGAACAAGTTCCTGAGGGTGCTGAGCTCCCGGGAGAGCTGCTCCACCTTCTTCTGCAGCCGCTCGTTCTCGGCCGTCAGTTCCAAGACTTTGTGCTGCGTCTCCAGGTTGCGCATTTTCGCTTTGTCGCGGCTCTTGCGCACCGCGATGTTGTTCCTCTCCCTGCGGAGCTTGTACTCGTCACTGTGCTTGTCCACGCATTTCTTGGGCTTGTTCTTGGCCGCCGCGGGGCCGGAGTAGcccccggcggcggcggctgctgACTTGGAGGACTCggaggggtttggggtgccgggggggctggaggaggacGAGGTGGACAGGTTCCCGCTGCTGCCGCTCGGCACCGACTGGTAACCCAGGTAGGAGCGCACGGTGCTGCCGTAGGGTGAGGACATGCCCCCCGGTCCCGGCCCAGCTCCCCCTTCTTCCTTACGGGGCCCTTTGCAAGAGTCCAGGGTCTCGAAGACCGGCTCCACCTTGGTCTCCACGATCTGGGGCGGGAAGCAGCCCGGCAGACCCCCCGGTTTGTGGCTCTGGCTGGCGCAGGGGTGGCTGTGCCGGGCGAGGCTGATGTAGGTGTAGTCGGGCTTCTTGCTCCCGCCGCTGCCTTTATAGTCCTCGGCGAAGAGATCGGAAAGGAAATCTTGGCCGGCGCCGCTGCTGCAGGGAGGCTCAAAGTTgccccctgctgctgctgctgctgcggcgGCGGGAGGCGGCTGCGCCGGCGGCTGCGATGCCAGGGGGTCCAGGTAGGGGCTGAAGTCGATGGCTCTCTCGTGGTCCCCTACGGTGAGCTCGGTCATGGAGCGGCCCCCGGCCGCCCGCGGGTGCAGCTTATTGAGCGCAGCCAGACAGTCCGCCTCGTAATAGAAATTAGCCACTTCCATGGATTTAAAGGCGGGCGGCTGGATGGGGAGGCATGCTGCGTCCCAGGCCACCAGGCGTTGCATGAAAGCAaagggggatgcagggaagaGGACAGGACGCGGGGGGCCCCCCCGGCAGAGGGTCAGGCTGCCGCCGTCGGGATTGGGGCTGTATGGGGGGGCTCCGGACCCGGCCTCAGCCTCCGGTGCTGGGCACGGCCCCCGGCTGCGCTGCCCACCGGGGCTGGGTCAGGTCCTGCGGCGCGGCGGGGCTTCACCGCTCCGGGAGCTGCGGCGGGAGCTGGCGAGTCTCGTCCGGACCATCTGGTTCTGGGTCCCGTGTCCTAAAGTCTCTGACTTAGGAAAGTTCCTTTCCCCGGTTATTTATAGGGGCGGTGGATCCCATAGCAACAGGCGCGTCACCGCCTGGCCGCCTGCCACGCTTGCACGCTCGGTAACtgccggccccggccccggccgcggCCCCGGAGGAGGCTCCCGGGGCGGGTGTTACCAGTGCGGTGCCCGCCGAGCGGCCGCGCTGCGGACAGGGCTTCGCTGTGGAGCGGGGGCCGCCGGGGCGACAGGAGCGGGGTCCGGGGCACACGCACCCGCGTGTGTCGGGAAGGTGCCGCCGGCTCCGTGCCCGCGGGGGCTCCGTCCTTCGCGCCCGGGAGCGGGCTGGGGGCTGGCAGCGCTGCCGAAGGGGTGGGTGCAGGTCCCGGCTGCGCCCCTGTTCCCTTGGGAAATAGAGGGAAAGAGGGATTTTCCTCAGCCCCTTAGGTGAGGCAGGGGAAAGGCTGCAAGCAGACAGATCCCGTTATTCTCTGTCCCGTGCTTGCTTGACTCAGTCCCAGGGGCAGTGAGCACCATCCATCTGAATGGGCACAGAGAGGAGCAAAGATGGGTCAGAGCAGGGCACAAGGCTGTTGCAGGCCTCCTGCATGCCAGCAGCAAAAGAGTCCAGCCAATGCTGAGCTTCTCTTGCCATCTCTTTGTGCAGGGATGGTGGCCTTATAGTTTGCCTTGGCATATTTGCTTTGCATGATATGGTGCAACTGTCAGGGTACATGAGCGATAGGGAACCGAAGGGGACTCACTGCATCCACACGGTTCAGAAGGGAAGTGAGATACGTgcatagaaacatggaatccaaATGTTTTTAGAATCGCGGGTTAAGTTTGGGAAGGAAGACTGAATCTTGATGTCCGTTTTAATTAAAGACACCCACCTTGGGAATCAAACTTATATTTTCACTCTCTTACTCCCACATTTACCTGTCTACAAGCTGGTGATTCATCCCCAGAATAAAGgacattaatttaaaacaaaacatataaTTAAAGGAAGTAGGAGTGTCCTTCGCCTCAGCAAAGAagacccagcactgcagggaaaatGACATTGCCTCTTAGAATAATGTGAAGCAATCCTGCGGTGTGGGAAATATTGTAACGTTAAGCCAGAGGAACAGGTATTGCATTATACGATTCAAACAGTCAACTGTTCATAATGTCCAAACCTCAGAActttgaaaagaggaagaattcAAGAATCAGGCAGTGATCATCAGACTTTTTCTCACTTtagtttttcatttgctttttctttccacgTTTTaga
This region includes:
- the CEBPB gene encoding CCAAT/enhancer-binding protein beta; translated protein: MQRLVAWDAACLPIQPPAFKSMEVANFYYEADCLAALNKLHPRAAGGRSMTELTVGDHERAIDFSPYLDPLASQPPAQPPPAAAAAAAAGGNFEPPCSSGAGQDFLSDLFAEDYKGSGGSKKPDYTYISLARHSHPCASQSHKPGGLPGCFPPQIVETKVEPVFETLDSCKGPRKEEGGAGPGPGGMSSPYGSTVRSYLGYQSVPSGSSGNLSTSSSSSPPGTPNPSESSKSAAAAAGGYSGPAAAKNKPKKCVDKHSDEYKLRRERNNIAVRKSRDKAKMRNLETQHKVLELTAENERLQKKVEQLSRELSTLRNLFKQLPEPLLASSPRC